In Palaeococcus ferrophilus DSM 13482, the genomic window AAGCTCACGATAAGGGGGATACGCGTCGAGCCCGTGTTCATAGGCGAGAAGGAGTACACTCTCTGGGAGGGTTAATCCCTCACAATTTTTATATCTTTGAGGGAACTAAGACCGCTCTTCTCCGTGGTTTCCGCGATTCTGCTCTCGATTTCTCCACCGGGCACGAGAACGAGAGCCTCCACCGTCCCAAACCCCAGCTTCCAGAGGGCGTAGGCGCGGTGGTGACCGTCAAGAATGTAGTCCCTACCGCGGTAGCGGAGCACGATTATGGGGGCATCGTAGCCGTGCTTTATCTCCTGGAGCACGACGAGGAGCTTAACCTCGCTCAGCTCGCCCTGAGTGGGCACCAGCCCTTCAAGGGGGAGCCTTTCCTCGAGGAGGTCGAATTTGACGCCATAGAGCCCCTCGTTGAACTCCTTCAGACGTTGGGCCCTTTCAACAGCCCTCTTCCTGGTTATAAGCTCCATTGTGCTCCCCAGGGAATGTTTAGGTGGCCATAATATTTAAACCTGCCCCGATTCAAAGGCTGACGGCCCCAGCCCAATGTCCACATCAGGGGATTAGATGCCCCTTAACGGGGACACTCTTTTAAAAGGGAGCCACACTTCTTCAACTAGCGCATCTCACCAGCCTAGAGGCCCATCAGGTTTCAGAAAATGCCCCGTTTCCGAAAGGTTTATATACACCTTCTTTCAAAGATTAAAGTGCCAAAACACATTAAAAAAATGTTAGGAGGTATGTGAAATGGCTGAGTTGCCAATTGCCCCAATTGACAGGCTGGTTAGGAAGGCCGGTGCCGCCCGCGTTAGCGAGGAGGCCGCCAAGGTTCTCGCCGAGCACCTCGAGGAGAAGGCCGTCGAGGTCGCCAAGAAGGCCGTCGAGCTCGCTCACCACGCGGGCAGGAAGACCGTCAAGGCCGAGGACATTAAGCTCGCCATCAAGCAGTGAGCTTGCTTTCCCTTCTTTTTTGTTATGGCCAGTCCCATCCCGTTCTGTACGGTTTGAACACCTCAAAGCTGAACTTCCCTTTATCTATCTCCGCCACCCCAAACGTCGGGTCGCTTCTCCTTGGGAGAGTGGGCGAGCCGGGGTTCAAAAGCTTCACTTTCTCCCCGTGGAACTCAAACTCCCCGTAGAAGAAGCGGTGGGTGTGGCCAAACACGAGTAGCTCCACTCCCATATCGAGCGCCTTGTAGGTCAAACTCTGGGAGTCAAGGGGAAGTCTGTGCCCGTGTATGAGGCCAACCTTCAGCCCCTCAACTTCCACAACGAGTTCATCGGGAAGGCTCATTCTATCGGCGTTGCCCCTCACAGCCTTAACCGGTGCTATCTCCCGCAAGCGAGTGAGGAACTCGAGGGAAGTTATATCCCCCGCGTGGAGTATCAGCTCAACGCCCCTCTCCTCAAGGGTTTCCAGCACGTAGGGGTGAACGTACGCATCTGGAACGTGGGTATCGCTCAGTATGCCGACCCTCATTCCATCACCTCACGTACTGGGCGTAGTCTGAGAGCGCCTTGAGCAGGTCGTTGAACCCCTCAAACGTGACGAGGGAGAGGGCTATCGCGTCCTGGCCGAGGCGTTTTTTAATCAGCTCCCTGAGCTCCGAGACGCGCTCCCCCGTGACGAGGTCGATCTTGTTTATAACGACTATGATCGGCTTCTCGTAACGCATCTTCAGCAGGTGATGGAGCTTCTCCATGCCCCTGTGAAGGCCCACCGTCGCGTCAACAACGTGGATCACTACGTCCGCCTGGAGAACCTCGTTGACTATCGCCTTGAATCCCTCGTCGCTCAGCACCTTCCCTCGAAGCTCCATCTTCGAGTCAAACAGCCCCGCCGTGTCTATCAGCACCACCCGATCGGCACCGCCGAGGGGGTTCTTCATGCTCTTGGATATTTTGACCGTCCCAAAAGCCCTCTTAATGCTCCCCTTTGTGGTTCCCGGGATCGGAGAGGTCTCCGAAATCTCCTTACCTATGAGTGCGTTCAGCAACGTTGATTTTCCGGCGTTTTCGGCTCCGATTATTGCTATCCTTATCATGCTCCCACCACTTAATTTATATACTCCCGGTCAGTTAATTAACTTTTGGCGGGTGATGGGATGCCCAAGAGAATAAAATTCGGGCATGGTTACTATTACATTGTAACGCCTGAAGAACTCAGGGATAACAGGATGAAAGGGAAAAAAGTCGTTCTCGAGGGCACTGTTGATGGGAAGCCGCTCATAGAGTTCCTCCCCATGGAGCTCCCGAGTTACAGGACTTCTTTCAGCCTCGATGGTCTCAGGGTCGAATTTGCGGGGGCCGTGCCCCTCAGCAGAGGTGAGTGGGTGAGGGTTTACGGCGTTTTCATTGGGCACACCATAGTTGCGAGGGCCATAGAGACGGAGGGTGCGGTGTTCACAACGGAGGAGTGAGCATGATCGACCTCTTTTTTATTATCGGCAACCTGAAGAGGCTCCCAAGGACGGGGTGGCTTCTGAGGGGTGTTGCCAGTCCGGAAAGCATCGCCGACCATTCCTACCGCGTTGCCGTTATGACCCTCATACTCGGAGAGGAGCTGAGGAGAAGGGGCCTTGAACTCGACGTGGACAGGGCAGTGAGGATAGCGCTTATCCACGATGTGGGGGAGGCCCTCATAACGGACATACCCCTGACCGCACAGCGCTACCTCGATAAGGGGGAAGCCGAGCGCAGGGCAATCTCCGACCTCCTTGGAGAGGAGTATGCGGAGCTCTTCCGCGAGTACGAGGAAGGGACAACGGTAGAGGGGCGCTTCGTGAAGTTCGTGGACAGGCTCGAGATGCTCCTCCAGGCAGAGGAGTACAGAAGAGCAGGTTTCTCGAACCTCGACGAGTTCTGGGGAACCCTTGAGGGCCTTAGGAAGAGCGAGTTCTACCCGTACTTTAGGGACGTCGTTGAAGCTCTGGAAAAAAGATAACGTTAAATACCCTTCTCCCTATTTCAGCTTGCTTAGAGGTGATGTAAATGAAAAGGATTTTGGTGGCTCTAATAGTGGCCTCCCTCTTCTTGGGAATGGTCCACGCCGAATACAGGGAGCGCTATGAGGCTCTCTACACGATTGATGAGAAGGGAAATGCGAACGTAACGTTCACGACGATATGGTACGCTCCTGAGGATTTAATCAACCAGAGCAAGGAAGCTATAATGAACATGACCGTGGAGAACGCGAGCAAGGCGATCCTCTACCAGGAAGAGCAGAAGCTCCGCTCCGCTGGACTGTACCTCATAAACGGCACCGTTGAGCTAGAGGGTTACAACACAACCGGGCCGTTGAAGAAGACTCTCAGGGGATACTTCGCCGAGCTGGCAAAATACTACGCCTACGATGACACATGGGAGCTAGAGATTGACATCCTCCGCCTCCTTGACCTCAGTCAGGCTTTCCAGAGTGGCGGAATAGCCCAGAACATGACGCTCGACAGCTACTTCACGATCCAGCTTCCCGAGGATGCCTCGGATGTAAGCGTCCCCAAGCCCTTCGAGAACACCCTTGGAGAGAACAGCGTGAAGATAGAGTCAAACGTTTCAGGTAACAGCGTAAGCATACACACCTACATCCACCTCGTTGCGAACACGACGACACAGGAGCTCGTCTCCCTCTTCGGCGACTACAAGATGCTCCCCATAACATACAAGGGCATAAAGGGCGAGGACATCCACGAGCTCTGGAAGGCAGAGCGCGTGCTCAAGCTCCATGTTTACCCTGACCACGAGGAGCTCACCACGATTGACCGCCTTTACAGCCCGCCAGAGTACATAATGCAGACGAAGCTTCAGCTCCTCCAGCTTGGAGTTGAGAACGCGACGAAGCTCCTCACCCAGCAGACGAGAGCCCAGCTGCAGGCTCAGGGCGTGACCGTTGAGAGCGGAAACGTCACGCTCGGCGATATGAAGGGCGACACGCCGATAGAGATCATGGGGAACTGGGTGGTGAAGAACTACACCAAAAAGAACGGCGACCTCTACGAGTACACCTACATCCCCAACTTCCAGATCAACCCCGATTCCCTCGGAAGGAGGTTCCCCTACGAGCTCAACCAGACATCCCGGGTGGAGATAACCCTCGAGGACGGTGAGTTCGTGGAGGTTCCGGAGAACTTCACAAAGGACTACAAGGGCAACAGAATCGAGCTTAGGGTCACGAGGGAGGGCAACACCCTCGTCATGGAGAACAGCATCTACCTCCGCTATGGTGCCACAAAGGACGACATACTCGAGCTCGTGAAGGAAGTACCAGAGGAGGTTTACGTCAAGTATCGCCTGAACGAGCCATCTTCCACCGAGAGTTCTTCAAAAACAGGAACCTGCGGTCCGGGTTTCATAGGGGCGTTTGCGTTGCTTCCACTTCTCCTGAGGCGGAGGCGCTGATACCCTTTCCTTCTTTTCGATACCCATTTAAACGCTGATGACAACTTTTTTCGGTGGTGAACTTGACGAGGAAGCTCTACTATGAGGACGCATACATGAGGGAGGCAAAGGCGAAGGTTTTGGGAATTAGGGACAACGCCCTCCTCCTGGACCAGACGATATTCTACCCGACGGGCGGAGGCCAGCCCCACGACAGGGGCACAATAAACGGCGTTGAGGTTCTGGACGTCTACAAGGACGAGGGAGGGAACGTGTGGCACGTGGTTAAGGAGCCCGAGAAGTTCAAGGTTGGAGACGAGGTTGAGCTCAAAATAGACTGGGACTACCGCTACAGGCTGATGAGGATACACACAGCCATGCACCTGCTCGACCACGTGCTCAACGAGGTTCTACCAGGCGATTGGAGGCTCTACGGGAGCGGGATGAGCGCCGAGAAGGGCCGCTACGACATAGAGTATCCCGAGAACGTGAACCAGTACAAGGAGAAGATAATCGAGCTCTTCAACCGCTACGTTGACGAGGGCGGAGAGATGAAGATATGGTGGGAGGGGGAGACGCGCTACACCCAGATAAGGGACTTCGAGCCGATTCCCTGCGGCGGGACTCACGTGAGGGACATAAGGGAGATAGGCCACCTCAAGAAGCTCAAGCGCTCCAGCCTGGGGAAGGGCAAGCAGAGGCTTGAGCTGTGGCTTGAGGATTGACCCTCTTCATTCCCCCTCTTTTGGCGATATACCGACGAGTTTTTTGATAAACATAAAGGCATATTTTGGACACCGTTCAAAGGTTCTTCAAAAAAGTTGATAAAGCCCCGTGCCAACGCTGTAGCGGGTGAAACGATGGAGAAGGTAAACGTCGAAATGCTGGCCAACCTGACCAACTTTGAGATAATGTGGGAGTTGTTCAGCAAAAGGAATGAGAAGGGGGATTAAAGGAAGCTGCCCCTGTAGAGGGGCCGCAGAGCAACCTCGAAACCGGCCACGGGCATCTCGAGGCCCCAGTTTTCCAAAACTAGGGGGTGTACCTCTCCTATGATACCTATCTCTTTTCCTTCAACCACCACTTTTCCAACCCTTCCGGGGATGAAGCTCGGGTGCTCAATCTCTTCAACCTCGTACTCAAAGCCGAGGTGCCTCATGAGCCCGTCTAGGATTTCTTTGGCCTCGGTAAAGGTCACGCGCGGGTGCGCCAGAACCACCACAAGCCTGTCCTCGCTTCTCGTGAGGGTTTCGCACTCCTCGTCTATGAGCGTCGCCTTGCCCACCTCGAAGAGCCTCTGCGGGTACTCCTCGTGCGTATTCTGGCTCAGGAAATCCATCAACGACGGCAGCAGCCAGCTCCTTAGGGCGGACCACTTCATGCTCACCGGGTTCTCTATCTCCACAAGCTCCCTGGCCGGAAAGAGTGGTTCCTTGAGGTTCATGCGCTCGAACTGGGCCTCCCTGTTGGTGAGGTTGAACGTCATGACCTCCTGCAAACCAAAGCCGGCCATGAGTTCCCTGATGGCTGTGATGAAGTCTTCGAAGTCCTCACCCCTGCCCTGGACAGCCAATTTCGGCTCCTCAGGCTCAATCTCGTTGTAGCCGTAGGCTATGAGGACGTCCTCAAGAACGTCCCTCGCGTGCATTATGTCGTCGCGGAAGGCAGGATAGCGGAGCTTTGCCCTTCCGTCCTCAAGCTCGACCTCGTACATCATCCTCTCGAGGAGCTCCTTGATTTCCTCGTCGCTCAGCTCAAGGCCGGTGAGGTTCTTTATGTACTCGAGCTCGACCTCGAACTCCCTGGGCGTTAGGTCTGGCGTCTCTATCTCGAAGTCCGGATAGACTACTTTAACGCTCCTTATCTTCCCGCCGCGCTCCGCCAGAGCTGTAACGACGACATTGAGCGCTAAGAGGATCTTGTTCAGGTCCCAGCCGGTTATGTCAACGAAGACGTTTTTAGTCTCGGTGGTTACCCTCCCCGTTATCTCCGAGTTGATTACCGGCGGCATGGAGAGCACTTTGCCCTCGCTGTCCACGAGGAGCGGATAGTAGGGCTTGTCCTTTATCAGGTGGCCGTACTCCTTCCCCTTCTCGTGCTTCTCAAGGATTTCCTCGAGCGCCATCTCCTCGTCGTAGCCAAGCGGAACAAACTTCTCGGTCTTCTCGGCCGCTCTGTAGTATACCGGCGGTTTAACCTTGTCGAAGTCAAAAACGCCTATCGCTACCTCCCTTCTTCTCCTCCCGAAGGTGAGCGCGACCTTCTCCTGCAGGTTTATCATCTGCTTCAGGGCCTCTTCGTCGAGTTGTAAGCCCTCGACGATGGCGTAGACACCGTAGGGCCTGATGTCCTTCAGCTTCTCGTCAACGTAAACGACCACGTCGCTCTTTTTGACTTCGTACTCTGGCAGGCCCCTCTCCATACCGAGAGCCCACTTAACCTGTCTCGCAATCCCCTCGGCGCTCCAGAGGTCGGGCCTGTTGGTGTCCTTCGAGTCGGCCTTGAAGTAAACCTCGCCGTTCTCCTCCCAAACATCGTCGAGCTCGCATTTAGCGTAAAGGAACAGGTTCTCCCATTCTTCGACCGTGAAGCTCTTCCCTATGAGTCTCTCGAGGTCGGACTTTGAGACATCGAACTTCGGCATTTAAACACCTCCCGGGGAGAGTAGAACTTTGGGTTTATCACTTTTTTGCCGTGAGTGACCGGCGCGCTTCCTGTGGAAACTACAATGGCAAAATTTCTGCATTAATGAACATCCAAAAAATATAAAAATTCGTGGTTGTTTTACATTGCTGTTGGCGACTCTTTGGAAAGCTACCAATCAGGGAGGGAGGTCTGTGCAGTTCAAAAAGAAACTCTACGTGACCACACTCACTTCACTCGCGATTCTCGTTGTCCTCATGCTTCTGCTCCAGATTTACGCGATTAATGGCCTCTCGGGGGACGTTGAAGCGAGCATGACGGCTTCCATGAACGAGCACGCCACGAAGATTGCCCTCCTCGAGAGCGAGAAGTACGCGGAGAGAATAGAGAGGACAATGACGAACCTCAAAGTCCTAACCCGAGCAAACGCACTCTCCATCGCAAGTATCTACGACAAGAAGGTGTTCGGTCTCAGCATCACGAGCACAAACATGTTCGACACGGAGGTTACAAAGCAGCTGACGGATTTAAAGGACTCAAATCCGAACATAATAAACGCCTACTACGCCACAGACGATGGAAAGCTCTTCATAGTGCCCCCCGCGGAGCTTCCCGATGACTACGACCCGAGGGAGAGCTCGTGGTACAGGGAGGCTTCCAAGGGCCACGACCTGTGGATTGAGCCGTACAAGGACAAGATAACCGGTAAAACCGTTATAACCTACGTCACGCCTGTGGAGGTCAACGGAAAGGTGAGGGGCGTTCTGGGCGTGGATCTCGACGTTTCGAGCATTATGGATGAGATAAAACGAACAAAAATCGGGAAGACGGGGTACATATACATAGTGAGCAAAAACGGCACCATCATCCTCCACCCGAACGAGGACTACGTGGGGAAGCTCAACATAAGGGAGGAGGCCGCACTCAAAGAACTCGCGGATGCCGTGTTCTCGGGGAAGAATGAGGGCATAGTGACGTACACGTGGAAGGGCGTTGAAAAGGTGGCGGCGTTCTCAAAGAGCGGGACAACCGGGTGGGTGCTCGTGGCCACCGCCCCTAAAAACGAGCTCGTGGAGGACATCGTGCAGTCCATTGAGAGCGCAAAGTCAAGGGCGAACCACGTTCTCCTCCTGGCTCTTCTCGTTGGCCTGTTCACGGCCATGACCGTGGCTTTTATCAACATGAAGCTCCTAAACTCCACCCTAAAGCCCATCTCCCAGCTCACCCGGGCGGCCGAGTTAATAGCGGAGGGCCGTCTCACGGAGGCCAAGAAGCTCGTGGGCCGCATCAGGTACGGCGAGGAGGGGGACGAAATAGGCAAGCTCCTCAACGCCTTCCGGGCCATCAGTGAGGACGTGATAAGCACACTCAATGGTGTTATAGACAAGCTGGACGCCATGGCGAGGGGTGAGCTCAACCACAGTATAGACGAGGAGGCGAAGGGGGACCTCAGGGAAATCGTTAAGGCCCTGCGTGAGACGTCCGAACAGATGAGGGAACTCATAGGCAACATCGTCGAGGTCGGGTACGAGATAGACAGGAGGGCAAAGGTTCTCACGAGCGTCGCCAACGACGTTAGTGAATCCATCACCCAGGTTAACGAGGCGGTTCAGCAGGTGAGCATTGAGGCCCAGAGGCAGCAGGAGAACATAAACGAGATAACCGAGGGAGTAAGGCTTGTCGCGGACGTGAGCGTGGAGACCGTGAACACGATGAGGGAGTTCGAGAGGGCCCTCGGCGAGGTCGTTAGCACGGCGGAGGAAGGGAGGGCCAGCAGCGAAATTTCCGCGAAGCAGCTTCAGAGCATGAAGGAGACGATGCGCTTCATAGAGGAGGCGGTGAGTGCCGTCAACGAGATGAGCAGGAGCATCGGTGAAATTACAAATACCATCGGAAATATAGCGGAACAGACGAACCTCCTTGCGCTCAACGCGGCTATCGAAGCGGCAAGGGCTGGTGAGGCCGGCAGGGGCTTCGCAGTCGTTGCCCAGGAGATCAGGAACCTCGCCGAGGAGAGCAAGAAGGCAGCCGACAACATCAACGACATCATAGGGCGCATGACCCAGAAGGTGGAGAACGCCGTTGGTGCCACAAAGGAGGGGGTGGCGGCGGTCAACAACTCCACCAGGACACTTGAGGAGACCATAAACTACCTCTCAGGAATAGCGGACATGATAAGCCACCTGGGAAGCAGAACCGGCGAAATAGAGGAGAAGATGCTCAAAATGCAGCACGAGGTGGAGGAATCACTCCGCGCCCTTGAGAATCTCGCTGCCTCGGCTGAGGAGACCACTGCCTCGGCTGAGGAGGTCAGCTCCGCCGTTGAGGAGCAGACAGCAGCTATAGAGGAGCTGAAGAGGGCCACGGAGGAACTCAAGGCTATTGCAGACGGTCTGAGAGAGAGCGTTCAGCGGTTCCGGCTTTAGGCCGGGCCAACTTTTATATAATTCCTCCCCCACTTTTTTCGGGGGATTGGAGTGGAGAGGGTTGCCCTCAAAGTGGCCTACGATGGGAGTGCCTTCTACGGGTTCCAGCGTCAGCCCGGGCTTAGGACGGTGGAGGGAGAGATTCTAAGGGCCCTCACGAGGGTGGGAATTATAGAGGACGCGAAGAGCGCGAACTTCAGGGGGGCATCCCGAACGGACAGGGGCGTGAGCGCCCTCGGAAACGTCGTGGCTTTTGATACCGAACGGCCGGAACTAACACTCCCGAGGATTCTCAACCACCACCTCAGGGATGTGTGGGTCGTAGGAAGGGCCGTTGTCCCCCCCGAGTTCAACCCCCGCTACGCCTCGAGGGGAAAGACCTACCGCTACTACGTGGCCGGTGAGGTTGACATGGCCGCCCTCCGGGAATGTGCTTCTCTATTCGTGGGGAGGCACGATTTCAGCAACTTCGCCAGGCTTGAGAAGCACAAGAACCCCGTGAGGACGATAAAATCAATCGAGGTACTCCAAGAGGGCCCGGTGACAGTGCTCGAGTTCAGGGGGGAGAGCTTCCTCTGGGAGATGGTGAGGCGCATCACGACGGCCCTCCTCCTTTGCTCGAGGGGAGAACTCTCTACAGGTGAAGTGAGGGCGATGCTCAACCGCGAGGTCGAGAAAAAGCTCCCGCCGGCCCCACCTGAAAACCTCGTGCTCTGGGAGGTCGAGCTTCCGGGAGTCACCTTCGAGATGGGGAGTGAGGCAAGGGAGAAAATCGAAAGGGACTTCTTCGAGAGGTACGCCCGCGCGGCCGTTAGGGCGGCGTTATTCAGCGACTTTTTGCGCGCTTTTTAGACTTCTTCTCCCCGATTCCGAACTCATTCATTAGGGCCCTGTCGTAGTATTTGCCGTAGTAGCCGAGGAGGGCCTTCTGGCGCTCTATGAAGTGCGTGAAGAGCAGCGGGTCATCGTCAAGCACATCAACGATAACCGCGTTTTTCCCGTTTTTCGGTCTTAAGGCGCGCCCTATCGTCTGTATCGTCATGACGTCGCTTTTCCCACCACCGGCGAGGATTATAGCCGATATCTCGGGTATGTCCACGCCCTCCTTGAGGAGCGTGGAGACGAGTACGTTTATCTCGCCGTTTCTGTAGGCCTCGAGTATCTCCCACCTGTTCGGCGTTTGGGAGCTCAGGAACTCCGCGTTAACCCCGTGCTCCTTAAGCATCTTCACGAGCTCCTCACCGTGCTCTATCCTCTTAACGTCTATCAGAACGCGATGACCCTTCTTCGCGAGCCTTACAGCTTCGCTGACTATGGCCCTGTTCCTCTCGTGGTGGTTCATCACCATCTCCTCGTAGAACTCCTTGTAACGCTCGCTGAAGGGAACCTTCTCGCTCTCGTAGCGGAGCACCTTAAAGCGCGGCCTCGCGAGGAAGCCCTCCTTTATGAGCGTGTCTGCCCTTATCTCGTAGATGATGGGTCCTATTGCACCCTCAATCTTTATCTCCTCCCCCTTAACGCGCCTCCACGGTGTGGCCGAGAGCCCGAAGCGGTACTTCTGGGGGAGGCTCATGCCGAGCTCAAAGAACTTCTCGGCGGCGGAAGTGCGGTGGCACTCGTCGAACATGACAACGCCGTAGTCGAGTGAGAGCTTATCAACGCCCCTCGAAAGCAGCGTCTGGATCATGGCCACAGTTACGGGCCTCTCCTCCCAGTTGTTGTCCCCCACTATGCCCGGTTTAACCCCGAGAACGCGCTCCACCTGCTCCGCCCACTGGTAGAGGAGCTCCTTGGTGTGGACGATTATGAGCGATGAGATGTTCAGCTCGTGGATGATTCTGAGACCAACTATGGTCTTACCGCTCCCCACGGGGAGGGCAAGAACACCCATGCCGGCCTTTAGGGCCTTCTTAACACCCCTCTGCTGGTAGGGCCTTAGCTTTATCTCCTCGTTCCATTCCCCGTTTATTGGGACGCCCTTAACGGTCCTCTCGTCCCTGACGCGCACCCTTATTCCCTTCTCCCTGAAGAACTCCCTCACCCGCGGTATCACCCCCACGGGCAGGGCACGCTCATAGGGGTCGTATATCGTTTCGGCCCTTTTCCACTTCCCAAAATCGCGCTTGTACGTTAGAAGGTTCTCAATGAGAAAGTAAGCCTTGGGGGGAGCGTTCACGATGTACGCTCTCGCGCTCCCGTCAGGTATGCGGAGGGTGATGGTGTTCGTCACGGTGTTCATGGCGAATCAAAATAAACTCTCTTCCTTATCCCTTTAAATACCTTTTGTGCGGGAGTGAAAATACTTCGATTTCCCGGAGATTCTGGGAAATAATTTCGGACGGGCATTTACAAAAAATTCCAGCAAGTTTTTTAACCATAAAACCTTTCACATATCTGAAAGCTTATGGAGGGCTGAGA contains:
- the hpkB gene encoding archaeal histone HpkB; the protein is MAELPIAPIDRLVRKAGAARVSEEAAKVLAEHLEEKAVEVAKKAVELAHHAGRKTVKAEDIKLAIKQ
- a CDS encoding CGP-CTERM sorting domain-containing protein; amino-acid sequence: MKRILVALIVASLFLGMVHAEYRERYEALYTIDEKGNANVTFTTIWYAPEDLINQSKEAIMNMTVENASKAILYQEEQKLRSAGLYLINGTVELEGYNTTGPLKKTLRGYFAELAKYYAYDDTWELEIDILRLLDLSQAFQSGGIAQNMTLDSYFTIQLPEDASDVSVPKPFENTLGENSVKIESNVSGNSVSIHTYIHLVANTTTQELVSLFGDYKMLPITYKGIKGEDIHELWKAERVLKLHVYPDHEELTTIDRLYSPPEYIMQTKLQLLQLGVENATKLLTQQTRAQLQAQGVTVESGNVTLGDMKGDTPIEIMGNWVVKNYTKKNGDLYEYTYIPNFQINPDSLGRRFPYELNQTSRVEITLEDGEFVEVPENFTKDYKGNRIELRVTREGNTLVMENSIYLRYGATKDDILELVKEVPEEVYVKYRLNEPSSTESSSKTGTCGPGFIGAFALLPLLLRRRR
- a CDS encoding alanyl-tRNA editing protein encodes the protein MTRKLYYEDAYMREAKAKVLGIRDNALLLDQTIFYPTGGGQPHDRGTINGVEVLDVYKDEGGNVWHVVKEPEKFKVGDEVELKIDWDYRYRLMRIHTAMHLLDHVLNEVLPGDWRLYGSGMSAEKGRYDIEYPENVNQYKEKIIELFNRYVDEGGEMKIWWEGETRYTQIRDFEPIPCGGTHVRDIREIGHLKKLKRSSLGKGKQRLELWLED
- a CDS encoding methyl-accepting chemotaxis protein; this encodes MQFKKKLYVTTLTSLAILVVLMLLLQIYAINGLSGDVEASMTASMNEHATKIALLESEKYAERIERTMTNLKVLTRANALSIASIYDKKVFGLSITSTNMFDTEVTKQLTDLKDSNPNIINAYYATDDGKLFIVPPAELPDDYDPRESSWYREASKGHDLWIEPYKDKITGKTVITYVTPVEVNGKVRGVLGVDLDVSSIMDEIKRTKIGKTGYIYIVSKNGTIILHPNEDYVGKLNIREEAALKELADAVFSGKNEGIVTYTWKGVEKVAAFSKSGTTGWVLVATAPKNELVEDIVQSIESAKSRANHVLLLALLVGLFTAMTVAFINMKLLNSTLKPISQLTRAAELIAEGRLTEAKKLVGRIRYGEEGDEIGKLLNAFRAISEDVISTLNGVIDKLDAMARGELNHSIDEEAKGDLREIVKALRETSEQMRELIGNIVEVGYEIDRRAKVLTSVANDVSESITQVNEAVQQVSIEAQRQQENINEITEGVRLVADVSVETVNTMREFERALGEVVSTAEEGRASSEISAKQLQSMKETMRFIEEAVSAVNEMSRSIGEITNTIGNIAEQTNLLALNAAIEAARAGEAGRGFAVVAQEIRNLAEESKKAADNINDIIGRMTQKVENAVGATKEGVAAVNNSTRTLEETINYLSGIADMISHLGSRTGEIEEKMLKMQHEVEESLRALENLAASAEETTASAEEVSSAVEEQTAAIEELKRATEELKAIADGLRESVQRFRL
- the truA gene encoding tRNA pseudouridine(38-40) synthase TruA, which translates into the protein MERVALKVAYDGSAFYGFQRQPGLRTVEGEILRALTRVGIIEDAKSANFRGASRTDRGVSALGNVVAFDTERPELTLPRILNHHLRDVWVVGRAVVPPEFNPRYASRGKTYRYYVAGEVDMAALRECASLFVGRHDFSNFARLEKHKNPVRTIKSIEVLQEGPVTVLEFRGESFLWEMVRRITTALLLCSRGELSTGEVRAMLNREVEKKLPPAPPENLVLWEVELPGVTFEMGSEAREKIERDFFERYARAAVRAALFSDFLRAF
- a CDS encoding HD domain-containing protein; the protein is MIDLFFIIGNLKRLPRTGWLLRGVASPESIADHSYRVAVMTLILGEELRRRGLELDVDRAVRIALIHDVGEALITDIPLTAQRYLDKGEAERRAISDLLGEEYAELFREYEEGTTVEGRFVKFVDRLEMLLQAEEYRRAGFSNLDEFWGTLEGLRKSEFYPYFRDVVEALEKR
- the pheT gene encoding phenylalanine--tRNA ligase subunit beta, which translates into the protein MPKFDVSKSDLERLIGKSFTVEEWENLFLYAKCELDDVWEENGEVYFKADSKDTNRPDLWSAEGIARQVKWALGMERGLPEYEVKKSDVVVYVDEKLKDIRPYGVYAIVEGLQLDEEALKQMINLQEKVALTFGRRRREVAIGVFDFDKVKPPVYYRAAEKTEKFVPLGYDEEMALEEILEKHEKGKEYGHLIKDKPYYPLLVDSEGKVLSMPPVINSEITGRVTTETKNVFVDITGWDLNKILLALNVVVTALAERGGKIRSVKVVYPDFEIETPDLTPREFEVELEYIKNLTGLELSDEEIKELLERMMYEVELEDGRAKLRYPAFRDDIMHARDVLEDVLIAYGYNEIEPEEPKLAVQGRGEDFEDFITAIRELMAGFGLQEVMTFNLTNREAQFERMNLKEPLFPARELVEIENPVSMKWSALRSWLLPSLMDFLSQNTHEEYPQRLFEVGKATLIDEECETLTRSEDRLVVVLAHPRVTFTEAKEILDGLMRHLGFEYEVEEIEHPSFIPGRVGKVVVEGKEIGIIGEVHPLVLENWGLEMPVAGFEVALRPLYRGSFL
- a CDS encoding metallophosphoesterase family protein produces the protein MRVGILSDTHVPDAYVHPYVLETLEERGVELILHAGDITSLEFLTRLREIAPVKAVRGNADRMSLPDELVVEVEGLKVGLIHGHRLPLDSQSLTYKALDMGVELLVFGHTHRFFYGEFEFHGEKVKLLNPGSPTLPRRSDPTFGVAEIDKGKFSFEVFKPYRTGWDWP
- a CDS encoding ParB/RepB/Spo0J family partition protein; translated protein: MELITRKRAVERAQRLKEFNEGLYGVKFDLLEERLPLEGLVPTQGELSEVKLLVVLQEIKHGYDAPIIVLRYRGRDYILDGHHRAYALWKLGFGTVEALVLVPGGEIESRIAETTEKSGLSSLKDIKIVRD
- a CDS encoding Era-like GTP-binding protein gives rise to the protein MIRIAIIGAENAGKSTLLNALIGKEISETSPIPGTTKGSIKRAFGTVKISKSMKNPLGGADRVVLIDTAGLFDSKMELRGKVLSDEGFKAIVNEVLQADVVIHVVDATVGLHRGMEKLHHLLKMRYEKPIIVVINKIDLVTGERVSELRELIKKRLGQDAIALSLVTFEGFNDLLKALSDYAQYVR